A region of the Azospirillum lipoferum 4B genome:
TGGCGTTACCGTCAGTCGAATAACACAGCCCGCTACGAACCGGACTGGGACCATTCGACGCAGCTTGAACTGGTGATCTGGGCAGCCCCGCTGCTGATCATCATCTGCCTGGGGGCCATCACCTGGGTCACCACCCACAAGCTCGACCCCTACCGTCCGCTCGACCGCATCGCGGCCGACAAGCCACTGCCGGCCGGCGTGAAGCCGCTGGACGTGCAGGTGGTGGCGCTCGACTGGAAATGGCTGTTCGTCTATCCCGAATACGGCATCGCGTCCGTGAACGAGATGGCGGCGCCGGTCGACCGTCCGATCCGCTTCAGCCTCACCGCCTCCACGGTGATGAACTCCTTCTACGTTCCGGCGCTGGCGGGCATGATCTATGCCATGCCGGGCATGGAGACGAAGCTCCACGCCGTGATCAACGAGCCGGGGACCTACAAGGGCTTCTCGTCCAACTACAGCGGCGCCGGCTTCTCGCACATGCGCTTCGCCTTCCTCGGCCTGTCGGACCAGGATTTCGAAGGCTGGGTGTCGAAGGTGAAGTCGACCGCCACCCCGCTCGACCGCAACGCCTACATCGCGCTTGAGAAGCCGAGCGAGGCGGTTCCGGTCCAGCATTTCGGCACCGTCGATCCGAAGCTGTTCAACGCCGTCGTGAACCTGTGCGTGCGCCCCGGCACCATGTGCATGAGCGACATGGCCGCCATCGACCGTGCGGGCGGGCTGAACGCCGGCGGCATGGCCGCGGCCAACGGAATCCTGCGGGCCAACACGCTGGCCGGCTTCCCGGATACGCAGCCGACCGGCCTGTGCACCGTCGCCGAGGCGGTCGAAGCCGCCGCAAACTCGGGCGCCGTGCAGCGCCCCACCGTCACGCCGATCAGCGCGTCCGCCTCCCAGGCCGGGCCGCAGCGGCTGGCCAATCCCTGATTGGGCACACCGGCATGCTTGAGACACTGACGACCTTCCTGTTCGGGCGCCTCAGCCTGAACTCCTTCCCCTATCACGAGCCGATCGTGGTCGCGACCTTCTTCGCGGTCATGCTCGGCGGCATCGCGCTGGTCGCGGCCCTCAGCTATTTCAAGCTGTGGGGCTACCTGTGGCGGGAGTGGTTCACCACCGTCGACCACAAGCGCATCGGCATCATGTACATGATCCTGGGCCTGATCATGCTGCTGCGCGGCTTCGCCGACGCCATCATGATGCGCGCCCAGCAGGCCATCGCCTTCAACGGCAGCGAGGGCTACCTCAACGCCCACCACTACGATCAGGTCTTCACCGCCCACGGTGTGATCATGATCTTCTTCGTCGCCATGCCGCTGGTGACGGGGCTGATGAACTATGTCGTGCCGCTGCAGATCGGCGCGCGCGACGTGTCCTTCCCGTTCCTGAACAATTTCAGCTTCTGGATGACCGTCGGCGGCGCCGTGCTGATCATGATCTCGCTGTTCGTGGGCGAGTTCGCGCGCACCGGCTGGCTGGCCTATCCGCCGCTGTCGGGGATCGAGGCCAGTCCCGACGTCGGCGTCGACTATTACATCTGGGCCTTGCAGGTGGCGGGCGTCGGAACGACGCTGTCGGGCATCAACCTGATCTGCACGATCGTGAAGATGCGCGCGCCCGGCATGACCATGATGAAGATGCCGGTATTCACCTGGACCTCGCTCTGCACCAACGTCCTGATCGTCGCCTCCTTCCCGGTCCTGACCGCCGTGCTTGTCCTGCTGTCGCTGGACCGCTATGTCGGCACCCATTTCTTCACGAGCGACATGGGCGGCAACCCCATGATGTACGTGAACCTGATCTGGATCTGGGGCCACCCGGAAGTCTACATCCTGATCCTGCCCTGCTTCGGCATCTTCTCGGAAGTGACCTCCACCTTCTGCGGCAAGAAGCTGTTCGGCTACACCTCGATGGTCTACGCGACCGTCGTCATCACCATCCTGTCCTACCTGGTGTGGCTGCACCACTTCTTCACCATGGGTTCGGGCGCCAGCGTGAACTCGTTCTTCGGCATCACGACGATGATCATCTCGATCCCGACGGGTGCGAAGATCTTCAACTGGCTGTTCACCATGTACCGCGGCCGCATCCGGTTCGAGCTGCCGATGATGTGGACGATCGCCTTCATGCTGACCTTCGTGATCGGTGGCATGACCGGCGTGCTGCTGGCGGTTCCGCCGGCCGACTTCGTGCTGCACAACAGCCTGTTCCTGATCGCCCACTTCCACAACGTCATCATCGGCGGCGTGCTGTTCGGCCTGTTCGCCGGCATCTACTACTGGTGGCCCAAGGCCTTCGGCTTCCGCCTGGATCCGTTCTGGGGCAAGGTGTCCTTCTGGTGCTGGGTGATCGGCTTCTACGCCGCCTTCATGCCGCTCTATGTCCTGGGCCTGATGGGCGTCACCCGCCGCCTGCGCGTGTTCGAGGACCCGTCTCTGCAGATCTGGTTCCAGATCGCCGCGGTCGGCGCCGTCCTGATCGCCATGGGCATCGGTGCCTTCCTGGTCCAGATCGCCGTCAGCGTCCTGAAGCGCCGCCAGCTGGTCGACGTCACCGGCGACCCGTGGGACGGCCGCACCCTGGAATGGGCGACCTCCTCGCCGCCGCCGGGCTACAACTTCGCCTTCACGCCGGTGATCCACGACAATGACGCGTGGTGGGACATGAAGAAGCGCGGCTATGCCCGTCCGCTGGACGGCTACCGCCCGATCCACATGCCCGCCAACACCGGCACCGGCGTAATCCTGGCCGGCATCAGCACGGCGCTCGGCTTCGCCCTGGTCTGGCACATCTGGTGGCTGGCGGCGCTGAGCTTCATCGGCCTGCTGGTTGTCGCCATCAGCCATACCTTCAACTACAACCGCGACTTCCACATTCCGGTGGAGGAGGTCGTTCGGACCGAGAACGAGCGGACCCGTCTGCTCGCGGGACAGGTGTAAAGCATGACGACGACCGTTGAAGCCATGCATGGCGGCCACGCGGGGCACGACGCCCCGCGCGACGCCACCCCGCCCGTCTTCTATGTAAGGGACGAGCACGCCCACGAAGCCGCCAGCACCGCGCTCGGCTTCTGGATCTACCTGATGAGCGACTGCCTCATCTTCGCGGTGCTGTTCGCGACCTATGGCGTGCTGGGCACCAGCTACGCCGCCGGCCCGACGCCGAAGGAGCTGTTCGACCTGAATCTGGTGGCGCTGAACACGGCGATGCTGCTGTTCTCCTCCATCACCTACGGCTTCGCCATGCTGGCGATGGAGAAGGGCCGCACCGCCCAGACCCAGGGCTGGCTGGTCGTGACCCTGCTGTTCGGCCTCGCCTTCCTCGGCATCGAGCTGTACGAGTTCGCGCATCTGATCCACGAGGGGGCCGGCCCCGGCCGCAGCGCCTTCCTGTCGGCCTTCTTCACGCTGGTCGGCACCCACGGCCTGCACGTCACCTTCGGCTGCATCTGGCTGGTGACGCTGATGGTGCAGGTCGCCCGCCGCGGCCTGATCCCGGCCAACCGCCGGCGCCTGATGTGCCTCAGCATGTTCTGGCACTTCCTGGACGTGATCTGGATCGGTGTCTTCACCTACGTCTATCTGATGGGAGTGCTGCGATGAGCACCCACGCGCACGGCGACCACCACGCCCATCAGGGCCACGGTCACGGCCACGACGATCATGGCCACGGCCATCCGGAAGGCGCCCACGGCACCTTCGGCAGCTACATGATCGGTTTCGTCCTGTCGGTGATCCTGACGGTCATTCCGTTCTGGCTGGTCATGAACGGCACGTTGGACAAGGAGACCACCACGGCCGTCATCCTGGCGCTCGCCGTGGTCCAGATCCTCGTCCACATGGTGTATTTCCTGCACATGAACGGCCGCGTCGAGGGCGGCTGGTCGATGCTGGCGATGATCTTCACGATCATCGTCGTGGTCATCATGTTCGCCGGTTCGCTGTGGGTGATGTACCACATGAACCACAACATGATGCCCGGCATGACCACCCCCGACATGAGCAAGCTGCCGTGACCGGACAGCCGTCCGCGCCCCACGCGGGCGGCACGGCCAAGGGGGCCCGCCCGGTCTGGGCGCTGGCCCTCTTCGGCCTTCTGGCGCTGGCCGGCATCGCCGGCCTGACCGCGCTCGGCGTCTGGCAGCTCGAACGGCGGGCCTGGAAGCTCGACCTGATCGAGCGGGTGGAGGCGCGAATCCACGCCTCCCCCGTCCCCGCACCGGGGCCGGAGTCCTGGCCGTCCGTTTCGGCTGCATCGGCCGAATACCGGCGGGTCGCCGCCACCGGCCATTTCCTGCACGACCGCGAAACCCTGGTGCAGGCGGTTTCCGACCTCGGCGGCGGGTTCTGGGTGCTGACGCCGCTGGTCACCGACCGCGGCTTCAGCGTCCTGGTCAACCGCGGTTTCGTGCCGCCTGAAAAGCGCGATCCCGCGACCCGTGCCGAGGGGCAGCCGCAGGGAACCGTGACCGCCGCCGGCCTTCTGCGCGTCACCGAGCCGAAGGGCGGTTTCCTGCGCAGCAACGATCCGGCCGCCGACCGCTGGTATTCCCGCGACGTCGCCGCCATCGCCGCCGCCAAGGGGCTTGAGCAGGCCGCCCCCTATTTCATCGATGCCGATTCCACCCGCAATCCCGGCGGCTGGCCGGTCGGCGGGCTGACGGTGGTCAGCTTCCCCAACAGCCATCTCGGCTATGCGCTGACCTGGTTCGCGCTGGACCTGATGCTGATCGCCGCCGTCCTGTTCGTGATCCGCAGCGAGTTGCGGCGCAGACGAACCTAGAACAAGGGGCGCAACGGAAAACGGGCCTGCTAAAACTCCCCTCCCGCCGGTAACTCTCTATATAAGTCGGTGGGCTGATGAACCGGGTGAGGAACAGGACGTCTTTCGTGCGCGACACCACCGACCGCAAGAACCTGTTCCTGCTCGTCCAGCTGCGTTGGCTCGCCGTCGTCGGGCAGATCGTGACGATCCTGATCGTGCATCTGCAGATGGGAATCCGGCTGCCGCTGCTGCCGATGGCGGCGGTGATCTTCGTCCTGATCGCGCTGAACATCGCCAGCCTGATCCAGATCCGCCGCAGCGCCAGCGTTTCCAACACCCAGCTGTTCCTTGAGTTGCTGATCGACGTCTGGGCGCTGACCCTGCAGCTCTATCTCAGCGGCGGTGCATCCAACCCCTTCATATCGCTCTATCTTCTGCAGGTGGCGCTGGGTGCCGTGCTGCTGGAGGCCTGGTCGGCCTGGGCGCTGGTGCTGGTGGCGACCGCCGGCTTCACCTGGCTGATCGGCACCCACCAGCCGCTTCCCCTGCCCCATGCCCATGAGGGCGAGCTGTTCAGCCTGCACATCCAGGGAATGTTCATCTGCTTCGTACTGGCGGCGAGCCTGCTGGTCCCCTTCCTCACCCAGATCAACCGCAACCTGCGCGCCCGCGACGCCTATCTGGCGGAATTGCGCCAGCGCTCCATGGAAGAGGCGCACATTGTCCGCATGGGCCTGCTGGCGTCGGGCGCGGCGCATGAGCTGGGCACGCCGCTCGCCACCCTGTCGGTGATCCTCAACGACTGGCGCCGCATGCCGTTGCTGATGTCCGATCCCGATCTGTCGGAGGAGGTGGCGGAGATGCAGAACCAGATCGACCGCTGCAAGGCCATCGTGTCCGGCATCCTGCTGTCGTCGGGCGAGGCGCGCGGCGAGGGCACGGTGCGCACCACGGTGAAGGGCTTCCTCGACGATCTGGTGCAGGACTGGCTGTCCAGCCGCTCGCCGGCCCGCTTCGAGTACGACAACACCGTCGGCCCGCAGGAGCGGATGATCGCCGACCTTGCCCTGAAGCAGGTGCTGTTCAACGTGCTGGACAATGCGCTGGAGGCCTCGCCCGGCTGGATCGGCGTCGCGGCCCTGCGGCAGGGCGACAATCTGGTGGTGGCGGTCAACGATTCCGGTCCCGGATTCGACCCTGCCATCCTGGAGGAACTGGGCAAGCCCTACCGCTCCACCAAGAAGCGGCCGGGCAGCGGGCTCGGCCTGTTTCTGGTGGTCAATGTGCTGCGCAAGCTGGGCGGCACCGTCTCGGCCAAGAACCGGGCCGGCGGCGGCGCAACCGTCACGCTGACCCTGCCGCTGGCCGCCCTGTCGCCGGGAGGCTCCGATGGAGATGACTGAGCGGGAGACGCCCGAGCTGGACGGCGGTCCCCGCACCCTGCTGATCGTCGAGGACGACGAGTCCTTCGCGAAGGCGCTGCGCCGGTCCTTCGAGCGCCGCGGCTACGAGGTGCATGCCTGCGCCGGGCTGGAGGAGATGCGCGAGATCCTGCAGACGATGCAGCCCGACTATGCCGTGGTCGACCTGAAGCTCGCCACCGGGTCGGGGCTGGAATGCGTGAAGGAACTGCACGAGGCGGACGAGGACACCCGCATCGTCGTGTTGACCGGCTTCGCCAGCATCGCCACCGCGGTGGAGGCGATCAAGCTCGGCGCCTGCCATTATCTCGCCAAGCCCTCCAACACCGACGACATCGAGGCGGCGTTCGACCGCACCGAAGGCGACACCTCAATCGCCCCCGCCGCCCGCACCACCTCGATCAAGAATTTGGAGTGGGAACGCATCCACGAAACGCTGGTGGAGACCAACTTCAACATTTCGGAGACGGCAAGGCGGCTGGGCATGCATCGCCGCACGCTGGCCCGCAAGCTGGAGAAGAAGCGGGTGCCTTGAGGGGGGTGCGGTTGCCCCCACCCCATCCCTCCCCCGCTTCGCGGGAGAGGGGGTAGGACGCTTGTCAGAGTGAGGGTATCGAAACAGCAGCGGAGTTCCCTCTCCCGCGATAGCGGGGGAGGGTTAGGGAGGGGGCGAGAGCACTGAAGTGGCAACAGCGCTTCCCCGCTCCATCGCCGCCACCAGCTCCGTCTCCAGCGTCTCCGCCCGGTGCGCCGCCGTGTGCGCCGCCAGGATCCGCCGGCGCGCCTGTTCGCCGATCTCGCCCTCCGCGGCCGGGCGGCGCAGCACGTCCAGCACCTCGTCGGCGCTCGAAGCCAGGATGATCTCCCGCCCCGGCTCCAGCAATGTGTCGATGCCGTCCCAAATGTCGGAGACGATCGGCGTGGCGCAGGCCGCCGCTTCGAACAAGCGGACGCTGGGGCTGTAGCCGGCGCGGATCATGTCCTCGCGCGTCACGTTCAGGGTGAAGCGGCTCGCCGCGTAGAAGGCGGGATGGTCGGCCGGGGGCACATGGTGCAGCCGTTCCACATTCGCCGGCCAGACGATGTCGTCGGGATATTGCGGCCCGGCGACGACGAAGCGCAGCTCCGGCGCCCGCCTCGCCGGCTCCAGCAACAGGCGGTCCAGCGTCGGCTGGCGGTCGATGCTGTAGGTGCCGAGATAGCTGAGATCCCAGCGCTTGGGCACCGGCAGCGGCGCATAGGCCTCCGCATCCACCGAGCAATAGAGCGCCCTTGCCGCTGGTGAGCCGTACCGTTCCATCAGCCGGTCGAGCGTCGGCCCGCCGGTGAAGGAGAAATACACATCGAAGCCGGGGATGACCTCCGGCGCGAGATACTCGTAATCGCCGCGTTCCAGCTTCGCCAGGGTCACCGGCGTGTCGATGTCGTAGAAGGCGACGACACCCCGCGCGGTCTCCTGCGCCCAACGCCCGACCGCGACACCCTCCGGCACATAGGATCCGACCAGCACCGCATCCGCCCCGGCCACCGCGGCGGTGAAACGCTTCAGATCCTCAAGGTCGCTGTAGAAGGCGAGTTCGCACCAACCCGGATTCGGCAGGTCGCGGTTGTTCGCGTACCAGGGAACGTCCCGCTCCAGGAACAGGATCTCGTGCCCGCGCGCGGCGAAGGACTTCAGCAGCGCGCGGAAGGTGGTGGCATGCCCGTTGCCCCAGGAGGAGGACAGGCTGAGCCCAAGGACGACCAGCTTCATGCCGCACTCCGTTCCCGGCGGGCGGCCAGCGCGCCGCGCAACAGCTGGTCCACCTCGACCGCACGGCGGGCATAGGTGTGGCCGGCCAGGATGCGGCGGCGCGCCGCCTCGCCGATGGCGCGGGAGCGTTCAGGCGTCAGCGCGCGCAGATGCTCGGTCACGTCCTGCCCGTCGCGGGCGACCAGCACCTCCTCGTCCGGGGCCAGGAACAGTTCCACCCCCTCCCAGGCATCGGTGATCAGGCAGGCGCCGGCGCCGGCCGCCTCGAACACGCGGGTGGCGGGGGAGAAGCCGACCTCCGCCATGCTGTCGCGGGCGATGTTCAGCACCGCCTTGGCCGAGCTGTTGAAGGCGTTGTGATCGGCGGTGCCGACATGGCCGATGTGGGTGACGTTGGCCGGCAGGCCCTTGGTCTCCCAGCCGCTGCCGCCGATGATGTAGCGGGCATCCGGATTGCGCGCCGCCGGCTCCAGGAAGAAGCGCTCCACCCGCGCCTCGCGGTCGGGCAACCGGTTGCCGAGGAAGTTCAGGTCGGCGCGGAAGCGGTCCTGCGGCGGCACCGGATGGTGGGTGGACGGATCCAGCGCGTTGTAGACCGGCCGGCAGACCGGCGCCCCCATCGCCTCATAGGCCGACACCACCGGCGGACCGCCGCCATAGGTCAGCACGAAGTCCAGCTCCGGCAGGCGTCGGCGCAGCACATGGTCGGGCGCCTGCCGCAGCTCCGCCAGGGTCGCCGGGGCGTCGACGTCCCAATAGATGCGCAGGGCCTGCGGGTCGGAGGCATCCATCACGCCGTCCAGCAATTCGTCGTCGAAGACGCCGACGCCATTGGCCTTCACCACCACGTCGGCCTTGACCGCTTCGGCGATCACCGCACGGCAGGCTTCCGGCGTCGCGTCATAGACGACGACCTTGGCGTAGTCCGGCGGCTCGATGTCGCGGTGCTTCTGGCGGTCGAAGGCGTCCGGCTCGTAGAAGGTGATGTCCCAGCCATGCGTGGCCAGTTCGCTCAGCATGCCGCGGTAATAGGTGGCAGCGCCGTTCCAGTAGGAGGACAGCAGGCTGGACCCGTAAAAGGCCATCTTCATCGGGCGGACTCCTCAAGGACCGGTTCTTTTTCATTGCCGCGCAGGCTGCCGACGATGGACAGCAACTCGTCGACGCGATGGGCGCAGGTGTGGCGGGCGCGGATCGTCTCCAGCCCGTTGCGGACCAGTTCGGCGCGCAGCCCCTCGTCGCGGTCGACGGCGCGCAGATGGTGGGCCATCTCCTCGCCGTCGCGGGCGAACAGGAAGTCGCGGCCGGGGCGGAACAGCCCTTCCGCATCGCTCCACGGCGCACTGACCAGCGGGATGCTGCAGGCCAGCGCCTCGAACACGCGGATGGTCGGGATGCCCGGCAGCATTTCGACGTAGAAGCGGCGCGGCACATGGACGGTGACGCGGTGGCGGGCGAAGATCTCCGGCGCCCGCGCGTTCGGCAGCCAACCCCTGTAGGCGATGCCGTAACGCTTCAGCGTCGCCAGGGCATCCGCCGGATAGCGCACGCCGTAGATTTCCAGCGGCAGCCCGGCGGCCTTTGCCGGCGCGAAGAGGAAGCGCTCCAACTCCTCCGTCCGCTCGCCGTCACCCCAATTGCCGATCCACACCGCACCTTCACGTTGCCCTTCTTCGGCGGGCGGATGGAACAGCCGGATGTCGGCGGCCTCGTGCCAGACGAAGACGCGGCCTTCCCAACCCCAGCGGCGGTAGACCGCGGCCAGCGTCTCGCCGAAGGCCAGCACGCCGTCATAGCCGGACAGGTCGAAGGCGTTGATCGCCTCGGGGTCGCTGACCGCGCGGTGGTGGGTGTCGTGGAACAGCAGGGTGAAGCGGCCGCCGCGCTTGCGCGCTTCGCCTACGGCGGCGACCAGCGCCGGGTCGTTCCATTCATGGACGATCACCAGATCGGCGCCGTCGCAAGCCGCCTCCACATCGAAGCCCTTCGGCATGCCCTGCGACGACAGCTCCGGATAGGCGCTGCGATAGGCGTCCAGCCCGGACTCGCCATGGTCGGCCAGCAGGTTCTGCAGGCTCCAGGCGCCTTCCGGCTCCAGCACCTGCACGTCATGGCCGCGGGCGATCAGGTCGCGCAGCACCCCGCGCAGGAAATGGGCGTTGCCGTGGTTCCAGCAGGAGGCCAGCGAATGGGTGAAATAGACGATCCTCACGCAATCACCTCCGAACGCACCGGGTGCGTCACCGACCGATAGACGTCGAGCATCCCGGCGGTGAGACGGTCCATGTCATAGCGGGCGGAGCGGCGGCGGGCGGCGGTGCCGAGCCGGCGCGCCTCCAGCGGGTCGTCGAGCAGCCGGCGCAGGGTCGCGGCCAGTGCCGCGGCATCGCCCGGATCGGCGAAGATGGCGGCGCCGTCCCATAATTCGCGGAAGCTGGCGATGTCCGACAGCACCAGCGCGCAGCCGGCCTGTGCCGCTTCCAGCACCGTCAGCCCGAAGGGTTCATACAGCGGCAGCGAGGCGAAGACCGGCGCCCGCGCCATCCATCCGGCGACCGACGCACCGTCCAGCCGCCCCAGCGCCCGGGCATGGGTCAGCCCGACGCGGTGCCCGGTCGGGCTTTCCAGCGGCCCGGCGGCGAACACCGGCACGTCCAGCAACTTGGCCGCCGCGTCCAGCAGTTCGACGTTCTTGCCCGAATCCCACAGCCGCCCGGCGGTGAAGACGAAGCGTTCCCGCCCCATCGCTGCGCGGCGGGGACCGGCCTTGCGGGTATAGCGCCCGTTGCGGACCACCACCGGCGGCGCCACGCCGTAGAGTGCCGCGGTCGCATCGGCGAAGGCGGCGCTGGGCGCCACCAGCACGTCGCAGGCCCGATAGCCCCGGCGCAGCAGCTCCGTCCGCCAGCGGAAATCCTCCGGCATCCCGCCGCCGCGCACCGCTGCCCACCAGCTCGCCATGCAGGAATGGCAGACGCCGACGACCGGCATGGTGAAGCCGGCGTCGGCGGCCAAGGCCGGGCTGTTCAGATGCACGACATCGGGACCGAGCCTTGCTGCCAGATCGCCCAGCGCCTCCGCCGTGCGGCGCACCGCGGCCTCATTGGGGGCGGTCCAGTCGAGCGGCAGACCGGTGTCGATCAGCTCCAGCCCGTCCACCGCGGCGGCGGCGGCGACCTGATCGGGGTGGGGCGACGGTCCCAGCACCGCCAGCGTCACCCGTGTCCCCTGCCCCGCCAGTTCGCGCGCCAGATCCAGCGCATAGGTCCACACCCCGCCGACACTGTCGGCCGTCATCAGCACATAGGGGGGTTCCGCAGGCGGCAGTTTTCTTTGGGCACTTGTCAGCGGCAGGAGCATGCCGCCTCCAGCTCCGTCAGCGGCAAGGGCTCGTCCTCCTGGATGTCGCTCAGGCGTTCGAACTGGCCAAGGTAATGCTCGTGCGCCCGCTCCCACGCCCGGTCGTCCGGCTCGCCCCACAGGCGACGGTAATCGGGCGAGGCCGGATAGGGGTAGAGCGGCACCGGGTCGTTGGCCCACACCCCGGCGGCCAGCAGCTTCTCCCGCCAGGCCTTCACCATGTCGGCATCGTCGCCGGCCACGGCGATCAGATTGGCCTGGACGAAGGGCACGCTGCGCCGGGCATGGATCAGCCGGTCGGCCAGATCGTCGGTGCTCATCCGGCATTTCTTGTCGAGCGAGGCGCGGCCTTCCTCGGTCAGGCTTTCCACCCCGGCCTCGATCGACACGCAGCCGGCAGCCCCCAGCAGGTCGAGCATTTCCGGCTTCCACAGATCGATGCGCGTCTGCACGCCGAACTCGATGGGCCGCTCGACCAGCGCTTCCAGCAGGTCGCGCCGGGGCAGGAAGATCTCGTCGATGAAATAGACGTAGCGCACACCGGCCGCGATCAGCCCGTCGATCTCCTCCAGGATGATGGCTGTGTCGCGCCGCCGGTACTGGTCGCGGAAATCGATCTTGGCGCAGAAGCTGCAGTTGTAGGGACAGCCGCGCGACGCCTCCACCTCCGCCCCCGGCCCGACCGGTTCGGTACCGTAACGGTGGTGGTGGTGCGGGTGGCGCTGCAGCCACTCAACAGGCCAGGACAGCGCCGGCAAGTCGGTGAAGCGCGTGGCATGCGGTCCGCCGGTCACCACCAGATCGCCGTCGCGATGGAAGGCCAGCGACGGAATTTCTTCCAGCGCCGCAGCTTCCGCCAGCTTGGCGACGATCTCCTCACACTCCCCGCGCACCACCAGATCGACGCCGAGCTTGCCCAAGGTCGGCGCCGGGGTGGTGGAACCGTGCGGGCCGACCGCGACGGTTCGCCCGCCGCGCCCGCCCAGCGCTGTCAGGAACTCGCGCGGCACGCGCAGTTCCGGCTGGGCGCAGCGCCAGAACAGGTAGGTCGGCGCCGTGGTCAGCACGGTCATGCCGGGCGTAAAGGCGGCGACCCGCTCCGCCATCTCCGCGTTCGACAGGCCGTCCAGCGCGCCGTCCAGCAGCAGCACCTCGTGACCGGCCCGCTCCAGCAGCGCCTTGCTATACCCCAGCTCC
Encoded here:
- a CDS encoding CgeB family protein, encoding MRIVYFTHSLASCWNHGNAHFLRGVLRDLIARGHDVQVLEPEGAWSLQNLLADHGESGLDAYRSAYPELSSQGMPKGFDVEAACDGADLVIVHEWNDPALVAAVGEARKRGGRFTLLFHDTHHRAVSDPEAINAFDLSGYDGVLAFGETLAAVYRRWGWEGRVFVWHEAADIRLFHPPAEEGQREGAVWIGNWGDGERTEELERFLFAPAKAAGLPLEIYGVRYPADALATLKRYGIAYRGWLPNARAPEIFARHRVTVHVPRRFYVEMLPGIPTIRVFEALACSIPLVSAPWSDAEGLFRPGRDFLFARDGEEMAHHLRAVDRDEGLRAELVRNGLETIRARHTCAHRVDELLSIVGSLRGNEKEPVLEESAR
- a CDS encoding glycosyltransferase family 4 protein yields the protein MLLPLTSAQRKLPPAEPPYVLMTADSVGGVWTYALDLARELAGQGTRVTLAVLGPSPHPDQVAAAAAVDGLELIDTGLPLDWTAPNEAAVRRTAEALGDLAARLGPDVVHLNSPALAADAGFTMPVVGVCHSCMASWWAAVRGGGMPEDFRWRTELLRRGYRACDVLVAPSAAFADATAALYGVAPPVVVRNGRYTRKAGPRRAAMGRERFVFTAGRLWDSGKNVELLDAAAKLLDVPVFAAGPLESPTGHRVGLTHARALGRLDGASVAGWMARAPVFASLPLYEPFGLTVLEAAQAGCALVLSDIASFRELWDGAAIFADPGDAAALAATLRRLLDDPLEARRLGTAARRRSARYDMDRLTAGMLDVYRSVTHPVRSEVIA
- a CDS encoding TIGR04295 family B12-binding domain-containing radical SAM protein; translation: MRVALVNPAWSFDHSIYFGCREAHLPLELGYSKALLERAGHEVLLLDGALDGLSNAEMAERVAAFTPGMTVLTTAPTYLFWRCAQPELRVPREFLTALGGRGGRTVAVGPHGSTTPAPTLGKLGVDLVVRGECEEIVAKLAEAAALEEIPSLAFHRDGDLVVTGGPHATRFTDLPALSWPVEWLQRHPHHHHRYGTEPVGPGAEVEASRGCPYNCSFCAKIDFRDQYRRRDTAIILEEIDGLIAAGVRYVYFIDEIFLPRRDLLEALVERPIEFGVQTRIDLWKPEMLDLLGAAGCVSIEAGVESLTEEGRASLDKKCRMSTDDLADRLIHARRSVPFVQANLIAVAGDDADMVKAWREKLLAAGVWANDPVPLYPYPASPDYRRLWGEPDDRAWERAHEHYLGQFERLSDIQEDEPLPLTELEAACSCR